DNA from Gramella sp. MAR_2010_147:
ACTCGAATTTTGAATTGAGCATATCCAGATGACTTAAAATTCTCATAGCCCCTTCAACGCCATATCTTGCGATATCCTTGTTGCTGTCCTGAGATTTTCCACCCTCAAAAAGCAATACTGGAATTCCTAATTTTGAACAGGTTTCCCTGTAAGATTTTGTAATTGTTTTGGAGTGTATAGTAAATGGAGCATTGAAGATGCGAGCATATTTAATACTCTGTTCATCCCCTTTTTTTACTCTTATTTGTGGAGCATTGAATCTTGAAGCTCCACCTGTATGAAAATCTAAACAAAAGTCGGCGATGGGCAGTATTTTCTTTACGAACTGATAGGCAAATCTGCTAGCCAGGGATCCGTTCTTTGTTCCCGGGAAAACCCTGTTTAGGTCTCTGCCATCTGGAAACTCCCTGGCCATATTCAAAAAGCCAAAAATATTCACAATAGGGATGCAGATAATAGTCCCAATGCTTGGTTTGTTCACTCCTTTGGAGATAAGCTGCCTAACGATCTCTACTCCGTTAATTTCATCACCATGGATACCTGCTGTTAGAAGAACCACAGGTCCTGGTTTTTTAGAACGTTCAATAATTACCGGGACTTCCACAGAAGTGGTAGTATAGAGCTTGGCCATATTGAAATTAATTGTCGCACCCTTACCAGGAAGTACTTTCTCACCTAAAATTTCAAGAATATTGTTCTTGTCTATACGGGGCATAGGCTAGACGTTTCTTTCTATATATCTAATAATGGTTTTGGCAATATCTTTTCCCGTGGCTTCTTCAATACCTTCCAATCCTGGGGAACTATTCACTTCCAGAATCAAGGGCCCGCGACTACTTTGGAGCATGTCTACACCGGCAACTCCCAAAGCCATTGCTTTTGCAGCTTTTATTGCGGCATTTTCCTCTTCATCGGTTAACTGGATCACAGAAGCTGAACCACCTCTATGCAGGTTAGATCTGAATTCTCCCTCTTTTCCCTGTCTTTTCATTGCGCCAACCACCTGGCCATCTACTACAAAGGCTCGAATATCGGCTCCTCCAGCTTCTTTGATAAATTCCTGTACAATTACTCTGGCCTGCAAACCGTTAAAAGCTTCAATTACAGATTCTGCCGCATTTTTAGTTTCTGCCAGTACCACACCAAGACCCTGAGTACCTTCCAGCAATTTAATTATTACGGGCGCACCACCAACATGTTCCAGTATTTCTGAAACATCTTTAGAATAATTAGTAAATACCGTCTTAGGTAGGCCAAGCCTGGCCCTAGATAGTATCTGGAGGCTCCTCAATTTATCCCTGCTTCGTACAAGCGCCTGTGATTCAGTAGTGGTAAAAGTTCCCATCATTTCAAACTGCCTAACCACGGCAGTACCAAAAAAAGTGACAGAGGCACCAATTCTTGGAATAATAGCATCTGTTTCTTCAAGAAAATGATTTTTATAATATATGGTAGGCTTTTTCTTTTCTATGATAAGATCACATTTTATTGGATCTATCACTTCAACATCGTGATTTCTTTTCTTTGCTGCCTCAACCAGTCTACTTGTTGAATATAGTCTAGGGTTTCTTGATAGAATTCTTATCTTCATCTAATTTTTTATTAAAAGACACATCTATTAACTCTGTGTCTACTATAAATTTTTTGGTTAAAAATTTTCTGCCGATCAATACCGGGTATCTCATTTCCTGTCGGTCTGAAAGAGACAATGAAATTTTAAATACCTTATGGAACAATTTAATAGTGGATTGAACCATATATCTTTTCTGGATAATCCCATTACTGCTTCGAACAAATACAACATCATAATCTTTGAATACGAATTCCCTATTGTTATAGTGAGGATGTTCGTCATCCAGAAAAGTACAATGAAGAACATCGTCTTTTTCGACAATATTTTCACAGTGTATGGATGAAGTGTATGCTCCGGTATCGATTTTTACGGCGATATCTTTGAGGTGTAAACCAGGAAAGTCTGCTTTATCAAACCTGCCGATTACGATTTTCTCCATAGTGCAATATACTAAAAAGGCGTAAGACCTAAGACCTTGCAAAGTAAAGCAAAGATTATCTATTTATTTAAATTCATCCATACCTGAGCAGGTTTTTTATATAGCATTTTTAAAAAAGTTTATCTGGCTCTTAATTATGTTTTAAATTTGAAGTAATGGAAAAACCTGCTTTGGAAGTTCAATTAAAGACTTTGCCCAACAGCCCGGGAGTATATCAGTATTTTGATAAGAACGGGAAGATTCTTTATGTTGGAAAGGCAAAAAATCTTAAAAAAAGAGTTACCTCTTATTTTAATAAAAAGCATGACAGCCATCGTATAGGTGTCATGGTTAAGAAGATTAATGAGATTAAGCATATCGTGGTGGCTTCTGAAACAGATGCCCTCCTGTTGGAAAACAACCTTATAAAAAAGCATCAGCCACGCTTTAATGTGATGCTTAAAGATGATAAGACCTATCCGTGGATCTGTATCAAAAATGAAAGGTTTCCAAGAGTTTTTCCTACCAGAAAATTAATTAAAGACGGCAGTGAATATTATGGTCCATTTACAAGCTTCAAAACGGTAAATACCCTTCTGGATCTTATTAAGGGGTTGTATAAATTAAGAACCTGCAATTATGATCTGGCTGAAGATAAGATAAGGAACGGGAAGTATAAAGTTTGTCTTGAATATCACTTGGGAAATTGCCTGGGACCTTGCGAAGGATTTCAGGCGGAAGAAGAATACAACAGCAATATTGAGGCGATACGCCAGATTGTAAAAGGGAATTTTAAAGATTCTTTGCAGCGTTTTCGAAATCAGATGAAGACACATGCTGAAAAGATGGAATTTGAAGATGCTCAACGAATAAAGAATAAAATAGATGTATTAGAAAATTACCAGTCTAAGTCTACTGTAGTAAATCCAAAGATTAGTAATGTAGATGTTTTTTCTGTTGTTAGCGATGAAGGATATGGTTACGTGAATTTTTTGCAATTATCACACGGTGCCATAATTCGATCCCATACCATAGAAATGAAAAAGAAACTGGACGAGAGTGACCTTGAGCTTCTGGAATTGGCTATTGTAGAGATTCGGCAGAGATTTAATTCAACTTCAACTGAAATATACGTTCCGTTTAAGGTAGATGTTGGGGAAGAATTGAAAATTACGGTGCCTAAACTAGGGGATAAGAAAAAGATCGTGGAATTATCCCGGCGAAACGCAAAATACTTCCGCCAGGAAAGATTTAAACAGATGAAGATCGTAGAGCCAGACAGGCATGTGAACCGTGTAATGGCTCAAATGAAAGAAGATCTGAGGCTGACTAAAGAACCAAGACATATTGAATGTTTTGACAATTCTAATATACAGGGGAGCAATCCCGTTGCGGCATGTGTTGTTTTTAAAAACGGGAAACCAAGTAAGAAAGATTATCGTAAATTCAATATCAAGACCGTTGAAGGTCCAAATGATTTTGCTTCTATGGAAGAGGTGGTGTTTAGAAGATACCGCAGATTGTTAAATGAAGGTGAAGATCTGCCAGAGTTGATCATTGTGGATGGTGGTAAAGGACAATTATCCAGTGGGGTAAAGGCTTTGGAAGATTTAGGTCTTCGAGGTAAGATCGCGATTATTGGAATTGCGAAAAGGCTGGAAGAAATATTTTATCCGGGAGACTCAATTCCTTTGTACCTTGATAAAAAATCGGAAACCTTAAAGATCATTCAGCAGTTAAGAAATGAAGCTCATAGATTTGGGATCACATTTCACCGCAATAAAAGAAGCAAGACAGCGCTTAATACAGAGTTGGAATCTATTCAGGGGATAGGTGAAAAAACGGTAATTGAATTATTGAAGCATTTTAGATCACTTAAAAGAGTTAAAGAGGCTTCCTTAAATGAATTGGCAGATGTGGTGGGAACTTCAAAAGCAGGAATTGTTTATAATTTTTATAATAAAGAATAGATGAAAAGACTTCTAGCCTTTTTATTTCTAAGTTTCACGTTATCTGGCTTTAGCCAGGAAGCAACCGAACCTAAGATTGGTCTGGTCTTGAGCGGAGGAGGAGCAAAAGGTTTGGCACACATTGGAGTGCTGAAAATCCTGGAAGACGAGGGGATTAAAATAGATTATATTGGCGGCACCAGTATGGGTGCCATTATTGGGGGCTTGTATGCATCGGGCTATTCTGCCAAAGATTTGGACTCGATCTTTAGAAAGACAAATTTTGAGATCCTTATTCAGGATAACCTTCCCAGGAGGGCCAAAACATTTTATGAAAAGGAAGATTCTGAAAAATACGCGATCACCTTACCCTTCGATAACTTTGATATTTCTTTTCCCTCCGGTCTCTTCAAG
Protein-coding regions in this window:
- a CDS encoding succinylglutamate desuccinylase/aspartoacylase family protein, translating into MPRIDKNNILEILGEKVLPGKGATINFNMAKLYTTTSVEVPVIIERSKKPGPVVLLTAGIHGDEINGVEIVRQLISKGVNKPSIGTIICIPIVNIFGFLNMAREFPDGRDLNRVFPGTKNGSLASRFAYQFVKKILPIADFCLDFHTGGASRFNAPQIRVKKGDEQSIKYARIFNAPFTIHSKTITKSYRETCSKLGIPVLLFEGGKSQDSNKDIARYGVEGAMRILSHLDMLNSKFEYPDVKKETVLIGSSSWLRAKYSGLLHVKIPCGKHVEKGEYIATITDPYGKFRHKIRSSSEGYVINVNESPIVYQGDAIFHISMQPKTEEHAQE
- the rimK gene encoding 30S ribosomal protein S6--L-glutamate ligase, producing MKIRILSRNPRLYSTSRLVEAAKKRNHDVEVIDPIKCDLIIEKKKPTIYYKNHFLEETDAIIPRIGASVTFFGTAVVRQFEMMGTFTTTESQALVRSRDKLRSLQILSRARLGLPKTVFTNYSKDVSEILEHVGGAPVIIKLLEGTQGLGVVLAETKNAAESVIEAFNGLQARVIVQEFIKEAGGADIRAFVVDGQVVGAMKRQGKEGEFRSNLHRGGSASVIQLTDEEENAAIKAAKAMALGVAGVDMLQSSRGPLILEVNSSPGLEGIEEATGKDIAKTIIRYIERNV
- a CDS encoding RimK/LysX family protein, encoding MEKIVIGRFDKADFPGLHLKDIAVKIDTGAYTSSIHCENIVEKDDVLHCTFLDDEHPHYNNREFVFKDYDVVFVRSSNGIIQKRYMVQSTIKLFHKVFKISLSLSDRQEMRYPVLIGRKFLTKKFIVDTELIDVSFNKKLDEDKNSIKKP
- the uvrC gene encoding excinuclease ABC subunit UvrC, which translates into the protein MEKPALEVQLKTLPNSPGVYQYFDKNGKILYVGKAKNLKKRVTSYFNKKHDSHRIGVMVKKINEIKHIVVASETDALLLENNLIKKHQPRFNVMLKDDKTYPWICIKNERFPRVFPTRKLIKDGSEYYGPFTSFKTVNTLLDLIKGLYKLRTCNYDLAEDKIRNGKYKVCLEYHLGNCLGPCEGFQAEEEYNSNIEAIRQIVKGNFKDSLQRFRNQMKTHAEKMEFEDAQRIKNKIDVLENYQSKSTVVNPKISNVDVFSVVSDEGYGYVNFLQLSHGAIIRSHTIEMKKKLDESDLELLELAIVEIRQRFNSTSTEIYVPFKVDVGEELKITVPKLGDKKKIVELSRRNAKYFRQERFKQMKIVEPDRHVNRVMAQMKEDLRLTKEPRHIECFDNSNIQGSNPVAACVVFKNGKPSKKDYRKFNIKTVEGPNDFASMEEVVFRRYRRLLNEGEDLPELIIVDGGKGQLSSGVKALEDLGLRGKIAIIGIAKRLEEIFYPGDSIPLYLDKKSETLKIIQQLRNEAHRFGITFHRNKRSKTALNTELESIQGIGEKTVIELLKHFRSLKRVKEASLNELADVVGTSKAGIVYNFYNKE